The Cyprinus carpio isolate SPL01 chromosome A19, ASM1834038v1, whole genome shotgun sequence genome has a segment encoding these proteins:
- the LOC109111342 gene encoding carcinoembryonic antigen-related cell adhesion molecule 5-like, with protein MSVLQGLTSLHMDFCNFWLPLLTLAALGCCSEGNPLLSDNANGVIGKNVTFKTTITSTQGFLTITWNFKKGQVIVPVITHIPTTSTENIDKKYTSRIIYNKTTCELQLGPLVKEDGGEYTLTVVDLKGEQLSGQIDLEVLEPITDVKISSNVPEAVEFNSSVVLTCSAKGSFTYKWMNGSDALVVDGTRVQLNTPGDVLNIAEVRRTDLRGPIVCIAENALESGRSAPFNLTVSYGPEKIVMTQTPTDSFLKKGSNLILACSAQSDPPAQLQWMFNGAVMPQKTTANITLANVDETNSGNYSCVAYNVKTNRYLSSQIAVVSVLEVLSGTNISSSSSLLIAGNSTVNITCSAATGKAESVDWLKDSKPLIPGDRVILSADKKTLTIVKVVREDAGDYKCQLKNKVNQDESTYKMVINYGPVNGKVDGKKEVKFEELVKLTCSAESVPPSTYSWKLNGTAKNFSNAVLTIEKAMVTDSGLYTCEAFNPITGMMTSATHKLAVTEIGAVDEGLSGGAIAGIVIGVLVAIVILACIIKRKKKSSSDITSPY; from the exons ATGTCTGTGCTCCAGGGACTCACATCTCTCCATATGGATTTCTGTAACTTTTGGCTGCCTTTGCTCACTTTGGCCGCACTCG GATGCTGTTCCGAGGGCAATCCGCTTCTCAGCGACAACGCAAACGGCGTAATCG GTAAAAATGTGACCTTCAAGACAACAATCACCTCAACACAGGGCTTTCTAACCATAACATGGAATTTCAAAAAAGGTCAAGTAATTGTACCAGTTATCACACACATTCCAACAACAAGCACAGaaaacattgataagaaatacaCCAGCAGAATCATCTACAATAAGACTACGTGTGAGCTTCAGCTCGGGCCGCTGGTGAAGGAGGATGGAGGGGAATATACTCTCACTGTAGTCGATCTCAAAGGAGAGCAACTGTCTGGACAGATTGACCTCGAGGTTCTTG AACCCATAACTGACGTTAAGATTTCATCGAATGTACCTGAAGCTGTAGAGTTCAACAGCTCCGTGGTTCTTACCTGCTCTGCCAAAGGCTCCTTTACATACAAGTGGATGAACGGTTCAGACGCTTTAGTGGTAGATGGCACACGTGTACAGCTAAACACACCTGGCGATGTGCTAAATATTGCTGAAGTTCGACGTACAGATCTGCGAGGACCCATCGTCTGCATTGCAGAGAACGCACTGGAGTCAGGGAGGAGTGCTCCCTTCAATCTCACTGTGAGCT ATGGCCCAGAGAAAATCGTCATGACACAGACTCCAACAGATTCATTTCTTAAGAAAGGCTCTAACTTAATACTCGCATGCTCAGCTCAGTCTGACCCTCCTGCTCAGCTCCAGTGGATGTTTAATGGAGCAGTGATGCCTCAGAAGACCACGGCCAACATTACCCTCGCTAATGTAGATGAAACAAACAGTGGAAACTATAGTTGTGTGGCCTACAATGTGAAGACCAACCGCTACCTTTCATCGCAGATTGCTGTGGTGTCTGTTCTGG AGGTCTTATCTGGAACAAATATCTCCAGCTCCTCATCACTTCTCATCGCTGGCAACAGCACGGTCAACATCACCTGCTCTGCAGCCACTGGAAAAGCCGAAAGTGTGGACTGGCTGAAGGACAGCAAACCTCTGATTCCTGGTGACCGTGTCATTCTCTCAGCCGACAAGAAAACTCTGACCATTGTTAAAGTTGTTAGAGAGGATGCGGGCGACTACAAGTGCCAGCTGAAGAACAAAGTCAACCAAGACGAAAGCACCTATAAGATGGTGATCAACT ATGGTCCAGTGAATGGGAAGGTTGATGGGAAGAAAGAGGTGAAGTTTGAAGAACTTGTAAAATTAACCTGCTCTGCAGAGTCTGTTCCTCCGAGTACATACTCATGGAAACTCAACGGTACAGCGAAGAACTTCAGCAATGCAGTCTTAACAATTGAGAAGGCCATGGTCACGGACAGTGGCCTGTACACCTGCGAGGCATTCAACCCCATCACGGGAATGATGACCTCAGCGACTCACAAACTTGCAGTCACAG AGATTGGAGCGGTAGATGAGGGCCTGTCTGGTGGAGCGATTGCTGGGATTGTAATTGGTGTGCTTGTGGCCATTGTCATCCTCGCTTGTATTATAAAGCGCAAGAAAAAATCAAGCTCAGA cattaCATCTCCATATTAA